A genomic window from Chlorobium phaeobacteroides DSM 266 includes:
- a CDS encoding HPr family phosphocarrier protein → MIVQEVVVKNQAGLHTRPAAAVVKLASRFKSDFFIEMQGVVINAKSIIGVMSLAAPKGTKLTLKLDGEDADEAARQLVEFFEQGFGEQ, encoded by the coding sequence GTGATTGTTCAGGAAGTTGTTGTTAAAAACCAGGCCGGACTGCATACCAGACCTGCCGCTGCGGTTGTGAAGCTCGCTTCGCGTTTCAAGTCGGATTTTTTTATTGAGATGCAGGGCGTTGTCATCAATGCGAAGTCCATTATCGGGGTGATGAGTCTTGCTGCTCCCAAAGGCACGAAATTGACACTGAAGCTTGACGGGGAGGATGCTGACGAAGCAGCCCGTCAATTGGTGGAGTTTTTTGAGCAAGGGTTTGGTGAACAGTAA
- a CDS encoding N-acetyltransferase, translating to MPKHETTVRPACLADADAIAALTSVYARNGVMLERSADNIIENIRNFFVAEHHGMLIGCCAIAFYTAQLAEIRSLAVLKEYTRKGIGRLLVKKAETVLREEGVREVFVLTLSPEFFRASGYAEIKKEYFPQKIWRDCTHCPKLMACDEIAMVKKL from the coding sequence ATGCCGAAGCATGAAACAACGGTAAGGCCGGCTTGTCTTGCGGATGCCGACGCAATTGCGGCACTGACGTCGGTCTATGCGCGAAATGGAGTTATGCTGGAGCGCTCAGCGGACAATATTATTGAGAATATCCGTAATTTTTTTGTCGCCGAGCATCACGGGATGCTGATAGGATGTTGTGCGATTGCGTTTTATACGGCGCAACTTGCCGAAATTCGTTCGCTTGCCGTGCTGAAGGAGTATACGCGAAAAGGCATCGGGCGACTCCTGGTGAAGAAGGCTGAAACTGTTTTACGGGAAGAGGGGGTGCGGGAGGTGTTTGTTTTGACGCTCAGCCCTGAATTTTTTCGCGCTTCAGGTTATGCTGAAATTAAAAAAGAGTATTTTCCACAAAAAATCTGGCGGGACTGCACGCATTGTCCCAAGTTGATGGCCTGTGATGAGATTGCTATGGTGAAAAAACTCTGA
- the obgE gene encoding GTPase ObgE: MKFVDSATISIQAGDGGRGCVSFRREKFVPKGGPDGGDGGRGGHIYLRANKQLATLLDFRYRKQYLATRGAHGQGSRKTGKDGSDIVIEIPCGTLVKNAQTHELIADLTEDGQEMLVARGGKGGRGNQHFATPTRQAPRYAEPGLKGEAFELEMELKLMADVGLVGFPNAGKSTLISVLSAAKPKIADYPFTTLVPNLGIVRYEEYKSFVMADIPGIIEGAAEGKGLGLQFLRHIERTKILVVLVAADAADIALEYQTLVQELEKFDSGLLLKPRIAVITKMDIASEDMVVPELEGVKLLMISSVTGKGLKELKDELWRQVSTCSRSEDQPLDEHLG; encoded by the coding sequence GTGAAGTTTGTCGATAGTGCGACCATTTCTATTCAGGCAGGTGATGGCGGAAGAGGGTGTGTGAGTTTTCGCCGGGAAAAATTTGTGCCCAAGGGCGGTCCCGACGGCGGCGACGGCGGAAGGGGCGGTCATATTTATTTGCGGGCTAACAAGCAGCTTGCAACGCTTCTGGATTTCAGATATAGAAAGCAGTATCTTGCCACAAGGGGTGCGCATGGGCAGGGTTCGCGTAAAACAGGTAAAGATGGCTCCGATATTGTCATCGAGATTCCGTGCGGCACGCTTGTGAAAAATGCGCAGACCCACGAGCTTATAGCTGATCTTACCGAGGATGGCCAGGAGATGCTTGTTGCGCGCGGAGGAAAGGGCGGCAGAGGAAACCAGCATTTTGCGACCCCTACCCGGCAAGCGCCAAGATATGCCGAGCCCGGTCTGAAAGGCGAGGCTTTCGAGCTTGAGATGGAGCTGAAACTGATGGCCGATGTCGGGCTTGTCGGGTTTCCAAATGCCGGGAAATCAACGCTGATTTCAGTGCTGAGCGCCGCAAAACCCAAAATTGCCGACTATCCGTTTACAACCCTTGTGCCGAATCTTGGTATCGTGCGTTATGAGGAGTACAAGTCTTTTGTGATGGCCGATATTCCCGGAATTATTGAGGGCGCGGCTGAAGGAAAAGGACTTGGTCTGCAGTTCCTTCGCCATATTGAGAGAACAAAAATTCTTGTGGTGCTTGTTGCTGCCGATGCTGCCGATATTGCGCTGGAGTATCAGACGCTTGTACAGGAATTGGAGAAATTTGACAGCGGACTGCTTTTGAAGCCGAGAATTGCCGTGATTACAAAAATGGATATTGCTTCGGAGGATATGGTTGTGCCTGAGCTTGAAGGGGTTAAGCTGCTCATGATTTCAAGCGTTACAGGCAAGGGACTTAAGGAGCTCAAAGATGAGCTCTGGAGGCAGGTCTCCACCTGCTCTCGCAGCGAGGATCAACCGCTGGATGAACATTTGGGGTAA
- the xseB gene encoding exodeoxyribonuclease VII small subunit, which yields MAVTSAKKNPGSPGIEELISRLEEITRNIENPETGIENSIALYEEGLAIAEQCKKRLQEARKKIEIINPELAKNWPDTARNRDLFDSEI from the coding sequence ATGGCTGTAACCTCTGCTAAAAAAAATCCCGGATCTCCCGGTATCGAAGAACTGATTTCTCGACTTGAAGAGATCACCAGAAATATTGAAAACCCTGAAACAGGAATCGAAAACTCCATCGCCCTTTACGAAGAAGGGCTTGCCATTGCTGAACAATGTAAAAAAAGGCTGCAGGAAGCCCGCAAAAAAATCGAAATCATTAATCCCGAGCTGGCAAAAAACTGGCCGGACACTGCCCGAAACAGAGATCTCTTTGACTCGGAAATCTGA
- the gatB gene encoding Asp-tRNA(Asn)/Glu-tRNA(Gln) amidotransferase subunit GatB, whose translation MKYELVVGLEVHCQLNTNSKAFCGCSALFGKPANTNVCPVCLALPGALPVLNRRVVEDAVKIGLATGCSVASHSILARKNYFYPDLPKGYQISQYEEPICSEGMIRIDVGEGQRDIRLIRIHIEEDAGKSIHDIGEDTYIDVNRSGVPLLEIVSYPDMRTAKEASAYLQKVRQIVKYLGISDGNMEEGSLRCDANVSIRPYGSEEYGTRTEIKNMNSFKNVEKAIEFEANRHSEIIDAGGAIVQETRLWDADKGETRSMRGKEFAHDYRYFPDPDLVPVLVDDDMLERMRLELPEFPEDRAARFVSEFAIPAYDAAVLTVDREVADYFEETVRVSGDAKVASNWVMGEVMRTLKEKYLDIAEFGISSLRLGELIRLIGAGTISNTIAKQVFEIMMSDEAAAEVIVTREGLAQVSDFGAIDMVLQEVLDANPGQLADYRAGKTKLFGFFVGQCMARMKGKGNPAIVNDLLQKKLAG comes from the coding sequence ATGAAGTATGAATTAGTTGTGGGCCTTGAGGTCCATTGTCAGCTCAATACCAACAGCAAAGCTTTTTGCGGTTGTTCAGCACTGTTCGGTAAACCGGCCAATACGAACGTTTGTCCGGTTTGCCTCGCTCTTCCGGGCGCTTTGCCGGTACTGAACCGGCGCGTTGTTGAAGATGCTGTAAAGATCGGTCTGGCAACAGGGTGTTCGGTTGCATCGCATTCAATTCTGGCCCGTAAAAACTATTTTTATCCCGATCTTCCCAAGGGGTATCAGATTTCGCAGTATGAAGAGCCGATCTGCAGCGAAGGAATGATTCGTATTGATGTCGGTGAGGGTCAACGGGATATCCGTCTGATCAGGATCCATATTGAGGAGGATGCCGGAAAGTCGATTCATGATATCGGTGAAGATACCTATATCGATGTGAATCGAAGCGGCGTTCCTCTGCTTGAAATTGTCAGCTATCCTGATATGCGTACGGCAAAAGAGGCGTCGGCTTATCTGCAAAAGGTTCGCCAGATTGTGAAATATCTGGGGATTTCGGATGGTAACATGGAAGAGGGAAGTCTTCGCTGTGACGCAAACGTTTCAATCCGTCCGTATGGTTCCGAGGAGTATGGTACCCGTACCGAAATCAAGAATATGAACTCATTTAAAAACGTTGAGAAGGCTATTGAGTTCGAGGCGAACCGACACAGCGAGATTATTGATGCCGGCGGTGCTATTGTTCAGGAGACCAGGCTCTGGGACGCCGACAAGGGTGAAACCCGTTCGATGAGGGGCAAGGAGTTCGCCCATGATTACCGGTATTTTCCCGATCCCGATCTTGTTCCCGTTCTTGTTGACGATGATATGCTTGAACGGATGCGTCTTGAGCTTCCCGAGTTTCCGGAAGATCGCGCAGCTCGTTTTGTTTCCGAGTTTGCCATTCCGGCTTATGATGCCGCAGTACTGACTGTCGATCGCGAAGTTGCCGACTATTTTGAAGAGACAGTGAGGGTGTCAGGCGATGCCAAGGTCGCTTCAAACTGGGTTATGGGTGAGGTTATGCGCACTCTGAAAGAGAAGTATCTGGATATTGCTGAATTCGGAATTTCATCGCTGCGTCTTGGTGAACTTATCCGGCTTATCGGTGCGGGAACGATCAGTAACACTATAGCAAAACAGGTGTTTGAAATAATGATGTCTGACGAAGCCGCTGCTGAAGTGATCGTCACGCGGGAAGGTCTTGCGCAGGTTTCGGATTTTGGCGCAATCGATATGGTTCTTCAGGAGGTGCTCGATGCCAATCCAGGGCAGCTTGCCGATTATCGCGCAGGAAAAACAAAGTTGTTCGGCTTTTTTGTTGGTCAGTGCATGGCCAGGATGAAAGGGAAGGGCAATCCTGCAATAGTGAACGATCTTTTACAGAAAAAGCTTGCAGGATAG
- a CDS encoding lipid-binding SYLF domain-containing protein translates to MMKMMRVAVFVFLFLGVAAGAARAGWDPKDDEKAQQAVDYIKKNAPALDRFFVHAYGFAVFPDIYKGGLFLLGGAHGQGYVYELNTLVGESTVTQVNVGPQLGGQSFSEIIFFKSKADLDNFKKGNFELTAQATAILIKSGMATNTDYSNGVAVFALPKAGLMADLTVGGQKFSYRSR, encoded by the coding sequence ATGATGAAAATGATGAGGGTTGCGGTCTTTGTTTTTCTTTTTCTGGGAGTGGCGGCAGGCGCCGCCCGTGCCGGTTGGGATCCGAAGGATGATGAGAAGGCTCAACAGGCTGTTGATTATATCAAAAAGAATGCCCCTGCTCTTGACCGTTTTTTTGTACACGCCTATGGCTTTGCAGTTTTTCCTGATATCTACAAAGGCGGCCTTTTTCTGCTTGGAGGAGCGCATGGTCAGGGGTATGTTTACGAACTCAATACTCTTGTCGGCGAATCGACAGTGACTCAGGTCAATGTTGGGCCGCAGCTTGGCGGACAGTCTTTTTCCGAAATCATTTTCTTTAAAAGCAAGGCTGATCTGGATAACTTCAAAAAGGGTAACTTTGAGTTAACTGCTCAGGCAACGGCTATTCTGATCAAGAGCGGGATGGCGACCAATACTGATTATTCAAACGGTGTTGCGGTTTTTGCTCTTCCAAAGGCGGGTCTCATGGCTGACCTGACTGTAGGCGGACAGAAGTTCAGCTACAGATCGCGCTGA
- a CDS encoding Clp protease N-terminal domain-containing protein has product MQFDPNKFTVKAQEALQAAATLAGSRQHQQVEPEHLLFSVLDDSSSIAVQIAQKLEVSVENLLSAVERELDRIPKVTGASASGQYISQNLGKVFDVALKEAESLKDDYISSEHLFIAMSESGVKVSRMLQDAGINRNSILKVLATIRGSQRVTSQTAEDSYNSLKKYSRNLNDEVRKGKLDPVIGRDDEIRRVLQILSRRTKNNPVLIGDPGVGKTALVEGIAQRIVAGDVPENLKSKQIAALDIAQLVAGAKFRGEFEERLKAVVKEVQSAAGEIILFIDEIHLLVGAGSAEGSMDAANILKPALARGELRCIGATTLDEYRKHIEKDAALERRFQTVLVDQPSVEDTVSILRGLKEKYEIHHGVRIKDAALVAAAELSDRYIADRFLPDKAIDLIDEASSRLRLEIDSSPEELDRLNREIRRLEIEREALKREIEANHGS; this is encoded by the coding sequence ATGCAGTTTGACCCCAACAAATTTACCGTAAAAGCACAAGAGGCGCTTCAGGCTGCCGCTACGCTTGCCGGCAGTCGACAGCATCAGCAGGTCGAGCCGGAACATCTGCTCTTTTCGGTACTTGACGATAGTTCAAGTATTGCTGTACAGATTGCCCAGAAACTTGAGGTTTCTGTTGAGAATCTTCTGTCGGCAGTAGAAAGGGAACTTGACAGAATTCCGAAGGTTACCGGGGCATCGGCGTCCGGTCAGTATATTTCGCAGAATCTCGGCAAGGTGTTTGACGTGGCGCTTAAGGAGGCTGAATCTCTCAAAGACGATTACATCAGTTCAGAGCACCTTTTTATTGCTATGAGCGAATCGGGCGTCAAGGTTTCCCGTATGCTGCAGGATGCCGGTATTAACAGGAACTCCATTCTTAAAGTGCTTGCAACCATAAGAGGTTCGCAACGGGTAACCAGCCAGACAGCCGAAGATTCATACAATTCCCTGAAAAAGTATTCGCGCAATCTTAATGATGAGGTGCGCAAAGGAAAGCTTGATCCTGTTATCGGTCGAGATGATGAGATCAGGCGCGTTTTGCAGATTCTCAGTCGTCGCACCAAGAACAATCCTGTGCTGATAGGAGATCCGGGAGTTGGAAAGACCGCACTTGTTGAAGGGATTGCCCAGCGTATTGTAGCCGGCGATGTTCCCGAGAATCTCAAGAGTAAGCAGATTGCCGCGCTTGATATTGCGCAGCTTGTCGCCGGAGCAAAATTTCGCGGCGAGTTTGAGGAGAGGCTCAAAGCGGTTGTCAAGGAGGTGCAGTCGGCTGCGGGGGAGATTATTCTGTTTATTGACGAAATTCATCTTCTTGTCGGGGCCGGTTCGGCGGAGGGGTCAATGGACGCAGCCAATATCCTCAAGCCCGCTCTTGCTCGCGGTGAATTGCGCTGCATCGGCGCAACCACGCTTGACGAGTATCGCAAACATATTGAGAAGGATGCTGCTCTTGAGCGTCGGTTCCAGACGGTTCTGGTTGATCAGCCGAGTGTTGAAGACACCGTTTCAATTCTGCGCGGTTTGAAAGAGAAATATGAAATTCATCATGGAGTACGGATCAAGGATGCCGCTCTTGTTGCGGCGGCAGAGCTCTCGGATCGATATATTGCTGACCGGTTTCTGCCGGATAAGGCCATCGATCTTATTGATGAGGCATCTTCAAGGCTCAGGCTCGAAATCGACAGCAGCCCGGAAGAGCTTGATCGGCTGAACCGCGAGATTAGACGTCTCGAAATCGAACGTGAGGCGCTGAAGCGCGAAATCGAAGCTAATCATGGTTCCTGA
- a CDS encoding VWA domain-containing protein has protein sequence MCFAWPEHVVYLLFLIPLAVLLGYRVTRQRQARELLADADLADRIMPGGDLRILFVRWLLLFLATTLFLFAFCGPQLCRGSRPVERKGVDVLFMLDVSNSMLVADVSPDRLTRAKSGILRISKGLRDGRQALLLFAGSPLVQCPMTTDHAAFEALLGMVSTELVSDQGTAFDSALNLAMRLFERTEPPGDVKEVQGEKVIVLLSDGENHSGNFRAVADALKQSGVSVFTIVLGKPLPAAIPLGQSSGVKKDAAGKIVKTRSSPETMRRLAGDSGGTFFDASEDDAVYDRVAERISTLVSTSRLVMMPVERIPLYPYVLLAGCLLLLLELFLMQGRRR, from the coding sequence ATGTGTTTTGCATGGCCTGAACATGTTGTCTATCTGCTTTTTCTCATACCCCTTGCCGTGCTGCTTGGATACAGGGTGACCAGACAGCGTCAGGCAAGAGAGCTGCTTGCCGATGCTGATCTGGCTGATCGGATCATGCCCGGCGGCGACCTGCGGATTCTTTTTGTCCGATGGCTGCTTCTTTTTCTCGCGACGACGCTGTTTCTGTTTGCCTTTTGCGGGCCGCAACTCTGTCGGGGCAGTCGTCCTGTTGAGCGAAAGGGTGTCGATGTTTTATTCATGCTTGACGTTTCAAACAGTATGCTGGTTGCGGATGTTTCTCCTGACCGGCTTACTCGTGCCAAATCCGGCATCTTGAGAATCAGCAAGGGGTTGAGAGACGGTCGTCAGGCACTGCTTCTTTTTGCAGGATCTCCGCTGGTGCAGTGTCCGATGACAACCGATCATGCAGCCTTTGAAGCGTTGCTCGGAATGGTATCAACGGAACTTGTTTCAGATCAGGGAACGGCTTTCGACAGCGCGCTCAATCTTGCCATGCGTCTTTTTGAACGGACGGAGCCGCCTGGCGACGTAAAAGAGGTTCAGGGCGAGAAAGTGATTGTGCTTTTGAGCGATGGCGAGAATCATTCGGGAAATTTCAGGGCTGTTGCAGATGCACTGAAACAAAGCGGCGTTTCTGTTTTTACGATTGTATTAGGAAAGCCGCTCCCTGCGGCGATCCCTCTGGGACAATCATCCGGCGTTAAAAAGGATGCGGCGGGAAAGATTGTGAAAACCCGTTCAAGTCCTGAAACCATGAGGCGGCTTGCGGGTGATTCGGGAGGAACGTTTTTTGACGCCAGCGAGGATGATGCTGTCTATGATCGGGTTGCCGAACGCATCTCGACGCTGGTTTCAACGTCACGACTTGTGATGATGCCTGTGGAACGAATACCGCTCTATCCTTATGTTCTTCTGGCAGGCTGCCTCTTGCTGCTCCTTGAACTTTTTCTCATGCAGGGCCGGAGGCGCTGA
- a CDS encoding vWA domain-containing protein — MNMPMQEWFTDIPRLEFAEPLWFLLLPVLVFAFWFYLWRERTGRCVAIVFPGESRLREQGFEASFFLGRLPFFLRAAVLLLSVFAMAQPRIVQRQTVAETRGIDLLLVLDVSRSMHQQDFNGQSRLEAVKGVGKQFVLSRSADRIGLVVFSGKGYTPCPLTLDHLTLGTVLDNISSEVIQEEGTAIGTAILIAVNRLRASESRQKAIILLTDGQNNAGDIDPLTAAGFALQDGIKIYTIAATAQDARPFVRSAESLPAGGALSGLPAEDVLVSISRLTQGRSFRVGDKAGLAETFDDIDRLEKSSLRSPVSQRKFVLFDLLLLSALCLLVLELVMTSTRLIRIP, encoded by the coding sequence ATGAACATGCCTATGCAGGAGTGGTTTACCGATATACCCCGTCTTGAGTTTGCGGAACCTTTGTGGTTTCTGCTTTTGCCGGTTCTTGTCTTTGCGTTCTGGTTCTACTTGTGGAGAGAACGTACCGGACGCTGTGTCGCTATTGTTTTTCCCGGAGAGTCGCGGCTGAGGGAGCAGGGTTTTGAGGCATCTTTTTTTCTTGGTCGACTGCCGTTTTTTCTTCGTGCGGCGGTGCTGCTGCTTTCGGTTTTTGCCATGGCCCAACCCCGGATTGTTCAACGTCAGACGGTTGCGGAGACCAGAGGAATTGATCTTCTTCTGGTGCTTGATGTTTCCCGCTCGATGCATCAACAGGATTTTAATGGTCAGAGTCGTCTTGAAGCGGTAAAGGGGGTAGGGAAGCAGTTTGTTCTGAGTCGTTCCGCTGACAGGATCGGCCTTGTGGTTTTCAGTGGCAAAGGGTATACGCCCTGCCCGCTGACGCTTGACCACCTCACTCTCGGTACGGTGCTTGATAACATCTCTTCGGAGGTGATACAGGAAGAGGGTACGGCTATAGGAACGGCTATCCTTATAGCGGTGAATCGTCTCAGGGCATCGGAGTCACGTCAGAAAGCTATTATTCTTTTGACTGACGGGCAGAACAACGCCGGCGATATTGATCCTTTGACGGCAGCAGGGTTCGCATTGCAGGACGGTATCAAAATCTATACGATAGCAGCAACTGCTCAAGATGCACGGCCGTTTGTCCGTTCGGCTGAAAGCCTCCCCGCAGGAGGGGCACTGTCCGGTTTGCCGGCAGAGGATGTTCTTGTCTCAATTTCGAGACTCACTCAGGGGCGTTCTTTCAGGGTCGGTGACAAGGCAGGGTTGGCAGAGACGTTTGATGATATTGACCGGCTTGAAAAAAGTTCGCTTCGCAGCCCCGTCTCACAAAGGAAGTTCGTGCTTTTTGACCTTTTACTGTTATCAGCGCTTTGTCTGCTTGTTCTGGAGCTGGTGATGACCAGTACACGATTGATTCGGATACCCTGA
- a CDS encoding DUF58 domain-containing protein, producing MTRARGTMEKQESAHKQLTDAIRYVEIRSRRMASELFSGEYHSSFKGKGIEFSHVREYQYGDDVRAIDWNTSARKHDLYVKQFTEERERTMLLLVDGSASMLFGSRKRSKRDLALEVSAVLAYSAIQNNDKVGLLVFTDRIETFIPPAKGRRQVLVILDALFNLQPENRNTDITAALSFVRFTQKRKAIIFLLTDLDDRNYEGGMKLLNTRHDFVLVHLSDPLDKALPRTGLLLLEDPETRRSMIVDAGSRKKVERYREAQSRYYDDLRQRLRRMKIDTVFLDTDRSFISDLNAFFRYREQKI from the coding sequence ATGACAAGAGCAAGAGGTACGATGGAAAAGCAGGAGAGCGCCCATAAACAGTTGACCGACGCTATACGGTATGTTGAGATCCGGTCTCGCCGGATGGCCAGCGAGCTGTTCAGCGGTGAATACCACTCCTCATTCAAGGGAAAAGGGATAGAGTTCAGTCATGTGCGTGAATATCAGTATGGCGACGATGTGCGTGCTATTGACTGGAACACATCTGCCCGCAAGCACGATCTCTATGTCAAGCAATTTACGGAAGAACGGGAGCGGACGATGCTGCTCCTTGTTGACGGCTCGGCATCAATGCTGTTCGGCAGCAGAAAGCGCAGTAAACGCGATCTTGCTCTTGAAGTAAGCGCAGTCCTTGCGTACAGCGCCATACAGAATAACGACAAGGTTGGTCTTCTGGTTTTTACCGACAGGATAGAAACCTTTATTCCGCCCGCAAAAGGTCGTCGGCAGGTGCTGGTGATTCTTGACGCATTGTTCAACCTGCAACCGGAAAATCGCAATACCGATATTACCGCAGCTCTTTCGTTTGTACGTTTTACACAGAAACGAAAGGCGATTATTTTTCTTTTGACCGATCTTGATGACCGCAACTACGAGGGGGGGATGAAGCTGTTGAACACTCGCCACGATTTTGTACTTGTGCATCTCAGCGATCCGCTTGACAAAGCGCTTCCCCGAACGGGACTTTTGCTGCTTGAGGATCCTGAAACACGGAGAAGCATGATCGTCGATGCCGGCAGCAGAAAAAAAGTTGAACGCTACCGGGAAGCGCAGAGCAGGTATTATGACGATCTGAGGCAGAGATTGCGGCGTATGAAAATCGATACGGTTTTTCTCGATACGGATCGTTCCTTTATCAGCGATCTCAATGCTTTTTTTCGCTATCGTGAGCAGAAAATCTAA
- a CDS encoding AAA family ATPase has translation MQHAEELEKLGKEIVEVSTFLDRAADELSRRIVGQKEVIRRLFIAMLSNGHVLLEGVPGLAKTLMVKTLAAAVNLTFQRIQFTPDMLPADLIGTMIYNPKDMEFSPHRGPVFANVILADEINRTPAKVQSALLEAMQERQVTIGSYTFPLPEPFLVLATQNPIEHEGTYLLPEAQLDRFMMKVMVEYPSYDEELEIMQQATVSMKVPSISAVVQPEEIVRARSLIDRIYVDPRVQRYIVDLVVTTRDPARHGLTQLEQMIEYGASPRASIFLLLAAKAHAFLNHRAYITPEDVKAIAYDTLRHRLRPSYEAEADNVRPDDLIRQILQHVQVP, from the coding sequence ATGCAGCATGCAGAAGAGCTTGAAAAGCTCGGAAAGGAGATCGTTGAGGTTTCGACTTTTCTCGATCGGGCGGCGGATGAGCTTTCCCGGCGGATTGTCGGTCAGAAAGAGGTGATTCGTCGACTGTTTATTGCGATGCTTTCCAATGGCCATGTTTTGCTTGAAGGGGTTCCGGGTCTTGCCAAAACCCTTATGGTGAAAACGTTGGCGGCAGCCGTGAACCTGACCTTCCAGCGGATACAATTTACGCCGGATATGCTTCCGGCCGATCTGATCGGGACCATGATCTATAACCCGAAAGATATGGAGTTCTCCCCACATCGGGGGCCGGTATTTGCCAATGTGATTCTTGCCGATGAAATTAACCGCACACCGGCGAAGGTTCAGTCGGCTCTGCTTGAAGCCATGCAGGAACGGCAGGTAACTATCGGCAGTTACACCTTTCCGCTGCCGGAACCCTTTCTTGTTCTGGCAACCCAGAACCCGATTGAGCATGAGGGAACCTATCTTCTGCCGGAAGCCCAGTTGGACCGGTTTATGATGAAGGTCATGGTTGAGTACCCTTCCTACGATGAAGAGCTTGAAATCATGCAGCAGGCTACGGTTTCCATGAAGGTGCCCTCCATCAGCGCTGTGGTGCAGCCGGAAGAGATTGTTCGTGCGCGAAGCCTGATTGACCGCATCTATGTTGATCCAAGAGTGCAGCGCTACATCGTTGATCTGGTTGTGACGACCCGGGATCCGGCACGGCATGGGCTGACGCAACTTGAACAGATGATCGAGTATGGCGCATCTCCCCGTGCGTCGATATTTCTTCTTCTGGCTGCAAAAGCACATGCGTTTCTCAATCACCGGGCCTACATTACTCCTGAAGATGTCAAGGCAATAGCATATGATACCCTGCGGCACCGTCTCAGGCCGAGCTATGAAGCAGAAGCCGATAATGTTCGTCCCGACGACCTCATCCGCCAGATTTTGCAGCATGTGCAGGTTCCGTAA
- the tsaD gene encoding tRNA (adenosine(37)-N6)-threonylcarbamoyltransferase complex transferase subunit TsaD, whose product MKILGIETSCDETSAAVLSNGSVCSNIVSSQLCHTSFGGVVPELASREHERLIVSIVDSALSEANITKNDLDVIAATAGPGLIGAVMVGLCFGQAMAYALAIPFVPVNHIEAHIFSAFIQETPHHQAPEGDFISLTVSGGHTLLSHVHKDFTYEVIGRTLDDAAGEAFDKTGKMLGLPYPAGPVIDRLAKNGDPFFHEFPRALTAHSQTSKNYRGNSDFSFSGLKTSVLTFLKKQSPEFIEKHLPDIAASVQKAIVSVLVEKTVSAALAGNVKAISIAGGVSANSALRTSMKKACEQHGIAFHVPNAEYSTDNAAMIATLAGLLLAHDLVPRNRYNIAPFASFAAGRRKASLT is encoded by the coding sequence ATGAAAATATTAGGAATCGAGACCAGTTGCGACGAAACGTCAGCGGCAGTACTTTCCAACGGAAGCGTATGCTCGAACATTGTCAGTTCACAGCTATGCCATACCAGCTTCGGAGGCGTTGTTCCCGAGTTGGCGTCAAGAGAACACGAGCGGCTGATCGTTTCGATTGTCGATAGCGCACTCAGTGAAGCCAATATAACAAAAAACGATCTCGATGTCATAGCAGCCACCGCCGGCCCGGGGCTTATAGGCGCCGTGATGGTCGGGTTGTGTTTCGGCCAGGCAATGGCTTATGCGCTTGCTATACCGTTTGTACCCGTCAATCATATTGAAGCGCATATTTTTTCCGCTTTCATTCAGGAAACCCCTCATCATCAGGCTCCCGAAGGTGATTTTATCTCCCTGACGGTCTCCGGCGGCCACACGCTGCTGTCGCATGTCCATAAAGACTTCACCTATGAGGTTATCGGCAGAACCCTTGACGATGCAGCAGGGGAAGCTTTCGATAAAACAGGGAAAATGCTTGGCCTGCCTTATCCGGCAGGACCGGTGATTGACCGCCTTGCAAAAAACGGTGACCCCTTTTTTCACGAATTTCCCCGAGCGCTGACCGCTCACTCGCAAACCAGTAAAAACTATCGCGGCAATTCTGATTTCAGTTTTTCAGGCCTTAAGACCTCCGTATTGACCTTTCTGAAAAAACAGTCGCCGGAATTCATCGAAAAACACCTTCCTGACATTGCTGCCTCTGTCCAGAAGGCAATCGTCAGCGTGCTGGTTGAAAAAACCGTTTCCGCGGCCCTTGCCGGAAACGTTAAAGCGATATCGATTGCAGGGGGAGTCAGTGCCAATTCAGCGCTGAGAACCTCCATGAAAAAGGCTTGCGAACAGCATGGAATAGCCTTTCATGTTCCCAATGCCGAGTACTCGACCGACAATGCCGCCATGATCGCAACTCTCGCAGGACTCCTGCTTGCGCATGACCTGGTGCCCCGAAACCGGTATAACATAGCTCCGTTTGCAAGTTTTGCCGCCGGTCGCCGAAAGGCTTCATTGACATAA